From one Paramormyrops kingsleyae isolate MSU_618 chromosome 1, PKINGS_0.4, whole genome shotgun sequence genomic stretch:
- the cntn1b gene encoding contactin 1b isoform X4 produces MSPPCVLLFSLSLLIPSTALLFDMPRIYGDDATGYGPVFEEQPMDTIYPEESPEGKLSMNCRARANPPVTYKWKINSWEIKLLEQPDEHYSLVGGNLVVTNPDRSKHTGRYVCVAQNIYGIIISKEAIVKFGYLNPFSTEEREAVQVREGQGVVLLCVPPDHNADDVTFRWILNEAPNFLYPDKRRFVSQTTGNLYISKVEPSDFGNYSCYMSSLAVSKSVISPFIPLIPLTERTVYKYAADIRVKFPKTYALVNQNVTLECFALGNPIPEIRWRKLDAELPANHEITMAGALLHLFNVQIEDEGYYECEALNSKGKDWHKAYLYVEAAPEWAAHINDTEKDIGSELTLSCVANARPEPYIRWLKNGYSYGKGELKFSSLTFEDSGMYQCIAENRHGSIYANAELRVIACPPTFENNPVRRRLLGARNGRVVIECKPKAAPRAKITWSKGTTMLTNSSRIRVWDDGSLEIFNATKADEGMYTCFAENDRGKGNSTGTLSITEATQITVAPSDTEVRVGETARLQCVAFHDPDLDITFIWSVDTHVIDFDRENEYYERIMTRESSGELWIKNAQLRHAGRYSCTAQTIVDNSTAWADLIVNGPPGPPGGVRAEEIREKTVRLVWTRGTSNHSPIIKYIIQTRDQFTPDREEWRDASTSPPVVQGSEEMTTVVDLYPWCYYEFRAIAVNDLGMGEPSIPSIKIRTYDAVPTMAPPDIGGGSNVNGEVFITWTPLLPQYYNGKKFGYVVAFKQHDEYEWRRVTVADPEARRYVHKDSYILPNTEFQVKVKAYNIKGEGPYSLTAVIYTAQDVPSEAPTEVVARAMTATEAMVWWLPVYQQIVEGYQVKYWRKYDDNEAAAQRMLLPNYINQTLLENMLPDSHYLVEVRAYNSAGFGPPSEHYEMYTKKAPPARPARIYRTYNLLGTYINVAWDHVYPLDNESYIEGYKVLFKKPGHLTGILYTTGKHYMDFPVPSEGDFVVEVRARSEGGDGPISRVRISAGGVLSAQSFSLALLLVVALCCLGFQM; encoded by the exons ATGTCACCCCCGTGTGTCCTCCTCTTCAGCCTCTCTCTACTCATCCCTTCCACAG CACTGCTGTTTGACATGCCCAGAATCTACGGAG ACGACGCGACGGGCTACGGGCCGGTGTTTGAGGAGCAGCCCATGGACACCATCTACCCAGAGGAGTCTCCAGAGGGAAAACTCTCCATGAACTGTCGCGCCCGAGCCAACCCTCCTGTCACATATAA ATGGAAGATAAACAGCTGGGAGATTAAGCTGTTGGAGCAGCCGGACGAGCACTACAGCCTGGTAGGTGGCAACCTGGTGGTCACCAACCCCGACCGAAGCAAACACACGGGGAGGTACGTGTGTGTGGCCCAGAACATCTACGGGATCATCATCAGCAAGGAGGCCATCGTCAAATTTGGCT ACTTGAATCCGTTCTCCACAGAAGAACGCGAAGCAGTACAAGTGAGAGAGGGACAAGGGGTGGTTCTGCTGTGTGTACCACCCGACCATAACGCAG ATGATGTGACGTTCCGCTGGATTCTCAATGAGGCCCCCAATTTCCTGTACCCCGACAAACGGCGCTTTGTCTCCCAGACCACTGGAAACCTGTACATCTCTAAAGTGGAGCCATCAGACTTCGGCAACTATTCCTGCTATATGTCCAGCTTAGCCGTCTCCAAAAGTGTGATAAGCCCGTTCATTCCTCTGATCCCGCTAACAGAGC GCACGGTTTATAAGTATGCGGCTGACATAAGAGTAAAATTTCCAAAAACCTACGCCCTGGTGAATCAGAACGTCACCCTCGAATGCTTTGCCTTGGGAAA TCCCATCCCAGAGATCCGCTGGCGGAAGCTGGATGCCGAGCTGCCTGCCAATCATGAGATAACCATGGCCGGGGCGCTGCTGCACCTCTTCAACGTGCAGATAGAGGATGAGGGCTACTATGAGTGTGAGGCCCTCAACTCCAAAGGCAAGGACTGGCACAAGGCCTACCTCTACGTGGAAG CCGCCCCTGAGTGGGCGGCACACATCAACGACACAGAGAAGGACATCGGCAGTGAGCTGACCTTGTCGTGTGTAGCTAACGCAAGACCGGAGCCCTATATCCGCTGGCTGAAAAATGGATATTCG TACGGCAAGGGGGAGCTGAAGTTCAGCTCACTCACCTTCGAGGATTCCGGAATGTACCAGTGCATCGCCGAGAACCGGCACGGAAGCATCTACGCCAACGCCGAGCTGCGTGTGATTG CCTGTCCTCCAACATTTGAGAACAACCCGGTGAGGAGAAGGCTTCTGGGAGCCAGGAATGGCCGTGTGGTCATCGAGTGCAAACCCAAGGCTGCTCCCAGGGCCAAGATCACTTGGAGCAAAGGAACCACGATGCTGACCAACTCGTCACG GATTCGTGTCTGGGATGATGGGAGCCTGGAGATCTTCAACGCCACAAAGGCAGATGAGGGGATGTACACCTGCTTCGCGGAGAATGACAGGGGCAAGGGCAACAGCACCGGCACCCTGTCCATCACAG AGGCCACCCAGATCACTGTGGCCCCATCCGACACGGAGGTGCGTGTGGGGGAGACGGCTCGCTTGCAGTGCGTCGCCTTCCATGACCCAGACCTGGACATTACCTTCATCTGGTCTGTGGATACACACGTTATCGACTTTGACCGGGAGAATGAGTACTACGAGCGTATCATG ACCCGAGAGTCGAGTGGGGAGCTGTGGATCAAGAATGCACAGCTGAGGCATGCCGGCCGCTACAGCTGCACTGCCCAGACTATAGTGGACAACAGCACAGCCTGGGCGGACCTCATCGTCAATG GACCCCCGGGACCACCAGGTGGCGTACGCGCAGAAGAAATCCGGGAGAAGACGGTGAGGCTGGTGTGGACTCGTGGCACCAGCAACCACAGTCCCATCATCAAGTACATCATCCAGACCAGGGATCAGTTCACTCCAGATCGCGAGGAGTGGCGAGATGCCAGCACCT CTCCACCAGTTGTCCAGGGTAGTGAGGAGATGACCACCGTGGTGGACCTGTACCCCTGGTGTTACTACGAGTTCCGCGCCATCGCCGTCAATGATCTGGGAATGGGCGAGCCCAGCATCCCGTCCATTAAAATCCGCACCTACGATGCAG TTCCCACCATGGCCCCCCCAGACATCGGCGGGGGAAGCAATGTTAACGGTGAGGTCTTCATCACCTGGACG CCCCTGCTGCCGCAGTACTACAACGGGAAGAAGTTCGGGTACGTGGTGGCCTTCAAACAGCACGACGAGTATGAGTGGAGACGGGTGACAGTGGCCGACCCGGAAGCTAGGCGCTATGTGCACAAGGACTCCTACATCCTGCCCAACACAGAGTTCCAGGTGAAGGTGAAAGCCTATAACATCAAGGGAGAGGGTCCCTACAGCCTGACCGCCGTCATATACACCGCGCAGGATG TTCCCTCGGAGGCTCCGACTGAGGTCGTGGCGCGGGCCATGACCGCCACCGAAGCCATGGTGTGGTGGTTGCCCGTCTACCAGCAAATTGTCGAAGGTTATCAG gtgaagTATTGGAGGAAGTACGACGACAACGAGGCGGCGGCTCAGCGCATGCTGCTGCCCAACTACATCAACCAGACGCTGCTGGAGAACATGCTGCCAGACTCGCACTACCTGGTGGAAGTGCGTGCCTACAATTCTGCTGGCTTCGGCCCCCCGAGCGAGCACTACGAGATGTACACCAAGAAAGCAC CTCCAGCCCGACCTGCAAGAATCTACAGGACGTATAACTTACTGGGTACCTACATAAATGTGGCCTGGGATCATGTTTATCCCTTAGACAACGAGTCGTACATAGAGGGTTACAAG GTGCTGTTCAAGAAGCCGGGTCACCTGACTGGGATTCTGTACACGACGGGGAAGCACTACATGGACTTCCCGGTTCCGTCGGAGGGCGACTTCGTGGTGGAGGTCCGAGCCCGCAGCGAGGGCGGCGATGGTCCCATTTCCCGCGTCCGGATTTCCG CTGGTGGAGTACTGTCTGCACAGTCATTCAGTCTGGCCCTCCTGCTCGTCGTCGCCCTCTGCTGTCTGGGCTTCCAAATGTAA